Proteins from a single region of Longimicrobiaceae bacterium:
- a CDS encoding aspartate carbamoyltransferase catalytic subunit: protein MAHPTAPSLGKDLLALEDLTGEQILSILDTAETFKEISVRPIKKVPALRNRTIVNAFFENSTRTRVSFEFAEKRMGADTVSISTTGSSVQKGETLVDTARNLEAMGVDMVVIRHSSSGSARFLAERIPSNVVNAGDGKHEHPTQGLLDLLTIRDHRGPIDKLKVCIVGDVLHSRVARSNIWGLRRLGAQVAVCGPRTLLPPAIEEMGVTVFRRVEEAIEWADVLNVLRLQLERMTGGFIPSLREYNRVFGVTRARIESAPRNVLVLHPGPMNRGVEIDSDVADGPQSVILQQVTNGVAVRMAVLYLLSGHAPETAEAAKRGGDA from the coding sequence ATGGCGCATCCCACCGCTCCCTCGCTGGGCAAGGACCTGCTGGCGCTGGAAGACCTTACGGGCGAGCAGATCCTTTCCATCCTCGACACGGCCGAGACGTTCAAGGAGATCTCCGTCCGTCCCATCAAGAAGGTGCCGGCGCTGCGCAACCGGACGATCGTGAACGCCTTCTTCGAGAACAGCACCCGCACGCGGGTGTCGTTCGAGTTCGCGGAGAAGCGGATGGGCGCGGACACGGTGAGCATCAGCACCACCGGCAGCTCGGTGCAGAAGGGCGAGACGCTGGTGGACACGGCGCGCAACCTGGAGGCGATGGGCGTGGACATGGTGGTGATCCGCCACTCGTCTTCCGGCTCGGCGCGCTTCCTGGCGGAGCGCATCCCCAGCAACGTGGTGAACGCGGGAGACGGCAAGCACGAGCACCCCACGCAGGGGCTGCTGGACCTGCTCACCATCCGCGACCACCGCGGCCCCATCGACAAGCTGAAGGTGTGCATCGTGGGCGACGTGCTGCACTCGCGCGTGGCCCGCTCCAACATCTGGGGCCTGCGGCGCCTGGGCGCGCAGGTGGCCGTCTGCGGGCCGCGCACGCTGCTGCCGCCGGCCATCGAGGAGATGGGCGTAACCGTCTTCCGGCGCGTGGAGGAGGCGATCGAGTGGGCCGACGTGCTCAACGTCCTGCGCCTCCAGCTGGAGCGGATGACGGGCGGCTTCATCCCCAGCCTGCGCGAGTACAACCGCGTGTTTGGCGTTACGCGCGCCCGCATCGAGAGCGCGCCGCGCAACGTGCTCGTCCTCCACCCCGGCCCCATGAACCGCGGGGTGGAGATCGACTCCGACGTGGCCGACGGGCCGCAGTCGGTCATCCTTCAGCAGGTCACCAACGGGGTCGCCGTGCGCATGGCCGTGCTCTACCTCCTCTCCGGCCACGCTCCGGAGACGGCCGAAGCCGCCAAGCGCGGAGGCGACGCGTGA